GGGGGAGAATCAACACTGAAATCTTATGGCATTACTGAATACTCCAATTGGCGAGAAGCGGTTCCCAAAAGCCACTGGAAATTCCTCAAGAGTACCCGTAGTTATTATGTGTGGCGGCACTTTGTTTTTGTGCATGCCGGTCTCGAAAACGGGGTGCCGATGCACGAGCAAAGCAAGGCCGCTCTCTTTTGGAGAAAGTACCCCAAACCCGAAAAATACTCAGAAGATGCCGTTGTGATCTGCGGCCACACACCCCGCAAAGACGGAAGAATTGCAGACTTTGGTCATGCTATTTGTCTGGATACTTATGCCTATGGCGGCAAGTGGTTAAGCTGTCTGCATCTGCCTTCCGGAAGGTTCTGGCAGGCGCGGGAAAAGGGCAAAACCCGGAAAGGCATTCTCCCTGGTGCGATGGCATTGCAGTAGTCCTTAAAAAAAAGTGCGCAAATGTTACCTTTGCGCCCTTGTAACCTGATGACGTAATGAAAAACCTGTTTATTCTGTTTGCTGTTATGAGCTTTATGTTCCACGCATGCACACCCGGTGCCGATAGTGCCACTCAAGAAAAAGTTTCAGACGAAGCCAATCCCCTGTTGGAAGAATTTACCCTTCCCTTCGGTGCCCCTCCGTTTGATAAAATCCGAAATGAGCATTTCCTCCCTGCGATTAAAGCGGGTATAGCTGTGCACAAAGAGGAAATTGAGGCCATCGTCAACAACCAGGAGCCTCCAACATTCGAGAACACCTTGATGGCACTCGACCAAAGCGGCAGATTGCTGGGCCGCGTAAATACCATCTTCAGTAACCTGAACTCGGCGCACACCAACGATGAAATGCAGGAAATTGCCAAGCAGATTTCCCCGCTCCGAACCGCCCACGACAATGATATCAGCCTCAATGCGGATTTGTTTGAGCGGATCAAAACCGTTTGGGAGAAGCGCGATGCTGAAAATATCACCGGTGAGGACCTTCGCCTGTTGGAAAGAAAATACAGGGAGTTTGTGCGCGGTGGTGCATTGCTGAACGAAAAGCAAAAAAGCCGTCTGCGAGAGATCAACGAACGATTGAGCATGCTGAGCCTGCAGTTTGGCCAGAACGTATTGGCCGAAACCAATGCTTTTACCCTCGAGATTGACAACGAAGAAGACCTCGCGGGTTTACCCCAATGGTTGGTTGATAACGCCGCCGATGCTGCGGCCAGCCGCGGTAAAGAAGGAAGTTGGGTATTCACACTGCAGTGGCCATCAGCCATGCCTTTCTTTCAGAATGCCGAAAACCGGGAGCTGCGCAAAGAGCTTTGGACAGCCTTCGTGAACAAAGCCAACAATGGTAATGACAACGACAACAACGAAATCATACGCGAGATCATCACCCTCCGAATTGAGAAAGCAAATATGCTGGGTTACGAAAACCACGCAGCTTATGCTTTGGAGGAAAACATGGCCAACTCAGTTGATCGTGTAAATGAACTGCTTGACCAGCTTTGGATTCCTGCCCTGGAGGCTGCCAGTCGCGAAGCCGCAGATTTGCAGGCCATGATTGAAAGCGAAGGTCATGATTTTACCTTGCAACCCTACGACTGGCGTTTCTATGCATCGCGTCTCAAGGCAGAGCGTTTTGACCTCGATGATGAAGAAGTGAAGCCTTACTTCAGCACTGACAACGTTCGCAACGGTATTTTTATGGTTTGCGAAAAACTTTGGGGCCTGAAGTTTCGCGAAATCAACGACCTGCCTGTTTACCAAAAAGACGTGCGCGTTTTTGAAGTGATGGAAGCCGATGGCTCGCACATTGGCATTTTGTACGAAGACCTATTTGCTCGCGACTCAAAGCGCGGAGGTGCCTGGATGACTTCATTCCGCAAGCAGTATTACGATGGCGACGAGCGCCAGGCTCCGCTGATTAAAATCACCTGCAACTTTCCTCCTCCAGGAGCAAACACTCCCTCTTTGCTCACTTTTGACGAGCTTACTACTTTTTTCCACGAGTTTGGACACGCCCTCCATGGATTACTGAGCGATGTACAGTCTTATGAGTTGTCAGGAACTTCGGTAGCCCGCGATTTTGTTGAGTTACCCTCACAGCTGCTCGAAAACTGGGCAACTGAGCCCGAAGTAATGAAAATGTACGCTCGTCATTACAAAACCGGTGAAGTGATTCCTGATGAGTTGATTGCCAAACTTGAGGCCAGCGGCACCTACGGACAAGGCTTTGCTACTGTAGAGTACCTGGCATCCACTTTCCTCGATATGGCTTTTCATACGCTGGAGGAGCCTTTTGAGGGCAGCGCAGAAGACTTTGAAAAGGCGGCCATGAAGGAGATTGGCTTGATTGATGCCATCGTGCCTCGCCACCGAAGCACCTACTTTTCGCACGTGTTTTCGGGGGGCTATTCTGCGCGCTACTACAGCTATATCTGGTCGGGTGTGTTGGATACGGATGCCTATGAAGCTTTTGCCGAAACAGGTGATTTCTTCCACCCGGAAAAAGCGAAACTCTTGCGTGAGCACATCTATTCTTCGGGTGGAACGGCTGATCCCATGGAGCTTTACGTGGCTTTCAGGGGGGCCGAGCCTACCATTGAACCATTGCTTCGCAAGCGAGGTTTGATGCCACCCAAATCAGTTCGCAAGTAAGTAATGAGCGGGTTGAGGTTGATACTTGTGTCGGCCTCATTCCTTGTCTTACAATGCCTGTTAGCCTCAACTGCCTCTTTCGCTCAGAGCGATTGTAACCTGGTTGAAGCAGGACATTCGCACAACGATTACCTGCGTGAGAGCCCACTTTTTGACGCTCTGAACCGGGGTTTTCTCAGCGTGGAGGCCGACATTTTTTTCGCCAATGGCAATTTTACGGTGGCCCACACGGTATTCGGTCGTCGCAATAAACGAAACCTGCGCAAGATGTATCTCGAGCCCTTAAAAGCCCGCGTAGATTCATGCAACGGCAGGGTGTTTTGTGATTGTCCGCAGGTATTTGAGCTCATGCTCGACCTGAAAGGGAGGTGGGATGCCGACCGTCTTCATGGGTTGAATGCACTTCTCGCTCAATTTGAAGGCATGTTGGAGCGCGTGGAGAACAATCGCGTACTATCCGGATCTGTGAGAATCGTATTGTCCGGTGCCGCGCGCATTCAATGGGCCGATACTTTAAATGTGAGGCGATACTTTTTTGATGGCGGCATGGGTAGCCTGGCCAGTGCGGCTGATAGCTCCATCCTTGCGCGAAACAGCGCAAAATATTCATCCTTTTTTTCGTGGACCGGAGAAGGCGAGATGCCGGAAAACGAAAGAAGCATATTGAAGAATCTTGTTGGCAAGGCCATTGAAAACAACAGGAAGCTTAGATTTTGGAAAATGCCTGAAAACGAGAATATTTGGCAGGAATTTTTGGATGCCGGCGTGCAGTGGATGAATGTAGATGACCTTGAGAGATTTAATCGGTTTTTCGGGAAATGGAACAATACTCCACGGGATGGGAACAAAAAAAAGAACTGAATGGAAAACCTTTTGGCGACGAATGCGTCATTGAGATGTAAACCAAACAAAAACCTATGATTTCAAAATCTACCCCTTTCCTTATCATTTTGGCTCTTTTGACTCTTCCTTTGCAAAAGGTTGCCGCCCAGACTACGGTTGATGTCACAGTGTCAAACAACGTGTACACTCCGGCTAACATCACCATTAATGTAGGAGACACCGTTCGTTGGACTAACATTCAGGGTAATCACAATGTAAACGGCACACAGGCTACCTATCCCAACAACCCGGAGTCATTCGGAAACGCTGTGGCGGGGCCGGGCTGGGTACTTACCCACGTATTTAACACCCCCGGATCGTACGATTACCGATGTGATCCTCATCTTTTTGTTGGTATGACAGGTACGGTAACAGTCAATGATGTTTCAACTTCTCTGAACGAATATGACGCGATGGTACCCATCGTCTTTCCCAATCCTGCAAACCATGTGGTTAACTTTCGCTTCAATGACCAGGCGATGCTTGGTTTTCAGCAAGCAAACATCATTCTTTTTGATCAACTCGGAAAGCAGCATCGCGATGTGAACCTCTTGGAGCGAAGTGATATTCAAATAGATGTGGCAGGTTTGCACAGCGGATTGTACGTCTATCAGGTTTGGACGGATGGCCGCATTGTGCACAGCGGCAAGTTAATAGTGAAGTAGCTTTGAAGTAGTTTTTGGTGAAAGCACTTTTATCCTTCCTATATTAGATTTGCACATAATTACCTTTTATTCCTTACCTTTGCCGTTGTACCTGAACCCTGCAAGTTGAGTAGCCATTTGAAAGACAAAGAAGGTTATTCATCAGTTACAGGGGGTTTCTAAATCCTTTTTATGGCTCAAGTTATATCTCCATCATCCCCAGCCAACACGACCTACTCCAAGTTCCAGCAGAAGAATGTTAACACAAAAATCCGCTTTCCCAGCAGGGAGGGTCAGGATTTTCACAAGGCCGTAATCGCTCGTGTTAACCAGTACTTCAAAGACAACGGTATTTCTACTTACGCCAACTGGCAAATGAAGTTGAAAACGGTGGTTCTATTGACATCTTATTTCGCGTTGTACTTGGCAATTATCAGCGGTCAGTTTAGCATTTGGGTCATGTGGCTTATGGCCGTTGGCTTGGGTGTAGCTACTGCCGGTATTGGTTTCAGTGTGGCACATGACGCTATTCATGGGGCCTACTTCAAGAGTAAAAAGCTCAATTATCTGCTGGGTCTCACTATGAATCTCATCGGCGGGAACCGCTACGTTTGGAGCATTACACACAACGTGGTGCATCACACCTACACGAACATACATGATCACGACGAAGATCTTGAGGTAGCTTCATTTATTCGTTTATCTCCGCATGCTCCGTTGCGACCTATTCATCGGTTTCAGCACATTCTTGCATTTTTAACCTATGGTCTGGCCAGCTTTTTCTGGGTGTTTGTGAAGGACTATAAAAAACTCGCTCAAAAAAGTATTGGTCCGTACGACGGTAAAAAGCACCCCACGAAAGAAATTGTGATGCTGATCGTAACAAAACTGTTTTACTACGCCTATCTTATCGCTATTCCATTGCTTGTTTTGGATATTACATGGTGGCAGTTCATTATTGGGTTTCTTACAGTGCACCTTACCGCCGGGATGATTCTTGGCATTGTGTTTCAGATGGCGCACACAGTAGAAAACACAGAGCAGCCGCAAAGTGATGCTGAAGGAAGAATGGAAGATTCATGGGCCGTGCATCAAATGAAGACCACGGGCAACTTTGCCATGAACAATAGGTTCATCAACTGGTATGTGGGTGGCCTGAATTTTCAGGTTGAACATCACTTGTTTCCCAACATTTGCAGCATACACTACACGGCTATCAGTCCCATTGTGAAGCAAACGGCAGAGGAATTCGGCGTTCCCTACAACTATTACGAAACCTTTGGCGAAGCCATTGCCTCTCATTACCGCCAGCTCAAAAGATGGGGTCGCCCCGAGTCACAGGGTAACGCGGTTCCGGCCTGATAGAGCAAATCTTATTTTTTCACCTGCTTCCTGCGCGCTTTTTCCCTTAGAATCAGGCTCAGCTCGCGCCCTGTTTGTCCTTGTGCTGAGGTGTTTTCTTCTGCTCGTCGGATAAGGTAGGGTAGCACCTCCCGCACCGGACCGTAAGGCACATACTTGGCCACATTGTACCCCATGTTGGCAAGGTTAAAGCTGATGTGATCGCTCATTCCGAAGAGCTGAGCAGAATAAATGCGCGTGTCGCTGGCATCAATTCCTTTCTCTTCCATCAGGTGCTTCAGCAATATGGAGCTTTCTTCGTTGTGTGTGCCGGAGCAAAACGAAATGCGGTCGAGATGTTGCAGGCAAAATCGCAGAGCCTCATTAAAGCTGCGATCCGTATCTGCTTTGGTATCGTGAATGGGCGATGGGTAGCCTTTTTCTTCGGCCCGATCACGCTCCTTTTCCATGTAAGCCCCCCGTACAAGCTTTTCGCCCAGAAAGTAACCTCCTTGAACCGCGGCGTCGTACGAAGCTTTAAGAAACTGCAGCCGGTCTTTTCGGTACAATTGTATGGTGTTGTACACGATAGCGCGTTCCTTGTTGAAGCGCTCCATCATTTTGGTGGCAAAATGGTCAATGGCAGGCTGTATCCACGTTTCTTCTGCATCAATAAAAACAGGAGTGCCTGAATCGTGAGCCGCCTTGCAGATGCTGTCAATGCGCTCTTCAACCCTTGCCAGTCGCGCTTTTTCGCGGTCATTGAGTTCCTCGCCCAAACTGAGTCTGGTGAGAATGCGGTTGGGCGCTATACCCGTCACTTTAAACACACAAAAAGGAATGTGTGGGTTGCCGTTCGAGGTGCGAATGGTGGCCAGAATTTCTTCGGCTGTGGCGTCCAAATCGCGCTCATCCTCCTTGCCTTCCACAGAGTAGTCCAAAATGGTTCCGATGTTGTAGCGATCCAGCAGTTGGGTAGTCTTTGCACATTCTGCAATGGTTTCGCCGCCACAAAACTGCCGAAAAATGGTGGCCCTGACAGCACCCCGAATGGGTAGCCTTAAGGCTAAACCAACCTGTGTCAATCCCTTTCCTATCTTCATCAACCACGGATAGCTGATCATCTTAAATAGCCAGTATGCCCGGTTTAGGTCTTTGTTGCTTTTGCTGCTAAAAGCAACCTCTGTATTGTTGAATGGATCACTGCTCATCGCGACAAATTTAAAATTTGAATGCACGCACCTTTTCATTGCAGCACAAAAAACTATCTTTGGTTCCCTTTGTACCAACCATCCGTGCCTGCAGCCGCCAAAAACACCGAAATATTTGCCTCGGACTATTCCGTGAATGTAGGCAATGGTGCGCTTTTTCAGCTTGAGCGAGACCTCTGTCTTCTCGATTATTCGCGAAAGTATATTTTGGTTGATGAGAATACCATTCAACACTGTTTGCCGATTGTTATGAATGATGTGCCATCGCTCAGAAAAGCAGAGGTCATTGAGATTGAGAGCGGGGAGAAAAACAAAACCATTGATATTTGCAGCAGTGTGTGGGCTGTGCTGGCCGAGCTTCAGGCCGACCGTCGGAGTTTAATGGTAAACCTGGGCGGTGGTGTAATTGGTGATTTGGGTGGATTTGTAGCAGCAACCTATAAACGCGGAATAGACTTCATCAATGTTCCCACCACGCTCCTTGCACAGGTGGATGCGTCGGTGGGCGGAAAGGTGGGTGTAGACTTACAAGGCCTCAAAAACATGGTGGGCCTTTTTCGGAACCCGAAGGGCGTGTATGTGTACCCGCAATTTTTGAAAACACTACCGAAATCTGAGGTAATGGCGGGTTTTGCGGAAATGCTCAAACACGGCTTGATTCAGGATGCGAAGCATTTTGATGATTTGCTCAAATTCAGTTTTTCGCAGTTTGAAGCTTTGGAGCCTCATATCATTAAGAGTATTCAAATCAAAAACCGTGTCGTACTGGATGACCCGCTTGAGAAAGGAGTGCGGAAGCTGCTCAATTTCGGACATACCATCGGTCACGCGCTGGAAACCTACAGCATGGAAACCATGAAGCGGGGCTTGTTGCACGGAGAGGCGGTGGCCATCGGCATGCTCTGTGAAGCCTATCTGAGTAGGGAAATGCTGGAGCTGAATCCGGAGGTGCTCGAGAGACTTTCGGCCTTTGTTCTAACCCATTATCCGCCATTCGCCATGGATGCCCTGGCTCATCACCGGCTCATTGAAATCATGCGCAACGATAAAAAGAATGTTGGCGACGAGTTGAACTTTTCTC
This DNA window, taken from Cryomorphaceae bacterium, encodes the following:
- a CDS encoding serine/threonine protein phosphatase, coding for MQFSIDDKFSFFGAQFKTMSTYVIGDVHGCLGALKALVAATDIKPGDTLIFLGDYISRGTDSKGVIDWILEHQSTYHIIALRGNHEIMMRRARKGKRQFMQWYRFGGESTLKSYGITEYSNWREAVPKSHWKFLKSTRSYYVWRHFVFVHAGLENGVPMHEQSKAALFWRKYPKPEKYSEDAVVICGHTPRKDGRIADFGHAICLDTYAYGGKWLSCLHLPSGRFWQAREKGKTRKGILPGAMALQ
- a CDS encoding M3 family peptidase: MKNLFILFAVMSFMFHACTPGADSATQEKVSDEANPLLEEFTLPFGAPPFDKIRNEHFLPAIKAGIAVHKEEIEAIVNNQEPPTFENTLMALDQSGRLLGRVNTIFSNLNSAHTNDEMQEIAKQISPLRTAHDNDISLNADLFERIKTVWEKRDAENITGEDLRLLERKYREFVRGGALLNEKQKSRLREINERLSMLSLQFGQNVLAETNAFTLEIDNEEDLAGLPQWLVDNAADAAASRGKEGSWVFTLQWPSAMPFFQNAENRELRKELWTAFVNKANNGNDNDNNEIIREIITLRIEKANMLGYENHAAYALEENMANSVDRVNELLDQLWIPALEAASREAADLQAMIESEGHDFTLQPYDWRFYASRLKAERFDLDDEEVKPYFSTDNVRNGIFMVCEKLWGLKFREINDLPVYQKDVRVFEVMEADGSHIGILYEDLFARDSKRGGAWMTSFRKQYYDGDERQAPLIKITCNFPPPGANTPSLLTFDELTTFFHEFGHALHGLLSDVQSYELSGTSVARDFVELPSQLLENWATEPEVMKMYARHYKTGEVIPDELIAKLEASGTYGQGFATVEYLASTFLDMAFHTLEEPFEGSAEDFEKAAMKEIGLIDAIVPRHRSTYFSHVFSGGYSARYYSYIWSGVLDTDAYEAFAETGDFFHPEKAKLLREHIYSSGGTADPMELYVAFRGAEPTIEPLLRKRGLMPPKSVRK
- a CDS encoding T9SS C-terminal target domain-containing protein, producing MISKSTPFLIILALLTLPLQKVAAQTTVDVTVSNNVYTPANITINVGDTVRWTNIQGNHNVNGTQATYPNNPESFGNAVAGPGWVLTHVFNTPGSYDYRCDPHLFVGMTGTVTVNDVSTSLNEYDAMVPIVFPNPANHVVNFRFNDQAMLGFQQANIILFDQLGKQHRDVNLLERSDIQIDVAGLHSGLYVYQVWTDGRIVHSGKLIVK
- a CDS encoding acyl-CoA desaturase; amino-acid sequence: MAQVISPSSPANTTYSKFQQKNVNTKIRFPSREGQDFHKAVIARVNQYFKDNGISTYANWQMKLKTVVLLTSYFALYLAIISGQFSIWVMWLMAVGLGVATAGIGFSVAHDAIHGAYFKSKKLNYLLGLTMNLIGGNRYVWSITHNVVHHTYTNIHDHDEDLEVASFIRLSPHAPLRPIHRFQHILAFLTYGLASFFWVFVKDYKKLAQKSIGPYDGKKHPTKEIVMLIVTKLFYYAYLIAIPLLVLDITWWQFIIGFLTVHLTAGMILGIVFQMAHTVENTEQPQSDAEGRMEDSWAVHQMKTTGNFAMNNRFINWYVGGLNFQVEHHLFPNICSIHYTAISPIVKQTAEEFGVPYNYYETFGEAIASHYRQLKRWGRPESQGNAVPA
- a CDS encoding proline dehydrogenase, which produces MSSDPFNNTEVAFSSKSNKDLNRAYWLFKMISYPWLMKIGKGLTQVGLALRLPIRGAVRATIFRQFCGGETIAECAKTTQLLDRYNIGTILDYSVEGKEDERDLDATAEEILATIRTSNGNPHIPFCVFKVTGIAPNRILTRLSLGEELNDREKARLARVEERIDSICKAAHDSGTPVFIDAEETWIQPAIDHFATKMMERFNKERAIVYNTIQLYRKDRLQFLKASYDAAVQGGYFLGEKLVRGAYMEKERDRAEEKGYPSPIHDTKADTDRSFNEALRFCLQHLDRISFCSGTHNEESSILLKHLMEEKGIDASDTRIYSAQLFGMSDHISFNLANMGYNVAKYVPYGPVREVLPYLIRRAEENTSAQGQTGRELSLILREKARRKQVKK
- the aroB gene encoding 3-dehydroquinate synthase translates to MHAPFHCSTKNYLWFPLYQPSVPAAAKNTEIFASDYSVNVGNGALFQLERDLCLLDYSRKYILVDENTIQHCLPIVMNDVPSLRKAEVIEIESGEKNKTIDICSSVWAVLAELQADRRSLMVNLGGGVIGDLGGFVAATYKRGIDFINVPTTLLAQVDASVGGKVGVDLQGLKNMVGLFRNPKGVYVYPQFLKTLPKSEVMAGFAEMLKHGLIQDAKHFDDLLKFSFSQFEALEPHIIKSIQIKNRVVLDDPLEKGVRKLLNFGHTIGHALETYSMETMKRGLLHGEAVAIGMLCEAYLSREMLELNPEVLERLSAFVLTHYPPFAMDALAHHRLIEIMRNDKKNVGDELNFSLLRNAGDAVHDQQVSADEVVRALNYYQSRIQTQIHAS